A section of the Babylonia areolata isolate BAREFJ2019XMU chromosome 1, ASM4173473v1, whole genome shotgun sequence genome encodes:
- the LOC143283923 gene encoding uncharacterized protein LOC143283923, whose amino-acid sequence MKEKLLDKDTIDAYHSYVQSEIRSDLNSICLGPGKLPSRAALGLTVFGLCCLLVGVLLICLRMNHVYLWDWEDQFVGPFFIILFLMCFAGATYFVLIATRRSNRFRREIYFRPLGDYGIAAVHKDDLLYETEMKHDLKSGTTPHKTVMPRSEAYSAVNISKEKRSGHHNQGYRYGPEDSHRRGHDPHRRPPGPDRRPHPDDRRRGPPPDGRRGPPPDDRDRRRPPEGRRGPPPDDYRRGPPRDDRRGGPPSDYRRGPPPEGFRGPPPEGRRGPPPGGYRDDRRGPPPDRRGPPPDRRGPPPERRGSPPPDDRRPRGPPQFRERSPDDDLGKVRLEDNRESESDL is encoded by the exons ATGAAGGAAAAGCTTTTGGATAAGGATACGATTGACGCGTACCATTCGTACGTGCAATCGGAAATCAGATCGGATTTGAACTCGATTTGTTTGGGACCTGGAAAGCTACCGTCGCGCGCAGCTTTGGGTTTGACTGTCTTTGGGTTATGCTGTCTGTTGGTGGGGGTTCTGCTGATTTGTCTTCGAATGAATCATGTGTACCTCTGGGACTGGGAGGACCAGTTCGTCGGGCCGTTTTTCATCATCCTCTTTCTGATGTGCTTTGCAGGGGCCACTTATTTCGTTCTGATCGCTACCAGAAGGTCCAACCGCTTCAGGCGTGAAATTTAC tttcgtCCATTGGGCGATTATGGCATCGCTGCAGTCCACAAGGATGACTTGCTGTATGAGACTGAGATGAA ACATGACCTGAAGTCTGGAACTACTCCGCACAAGACAGTGATGCCTCGATCAGAAGCATACTCAGCA GTGAACATCTCCAAAGAGAAGCGCAGTGGTCACCACAACCAGGGGTACCGCTATGGCCCTGAAGACTCTCACCGGCGAGGTCATGACCCCCACCGCCGACCTCCAGGACCTGACCGCAGACCCCACCCTGATGACCGCCGCAGAGGACCACCCCCAGACGGAAG GAGAGGACCACCACCAGATGACCGTGACCGCCGCAGACCTCCAGAAGGTCGCCGAGGACCACCTCCCGACGATTATCGCCGAGGACCACCGCGTGACGACCGGCGAGGAGGGCCACCCTCTGACTATCGCCGGGGACCTCCACCTGAAGGCTTCAGGGGACCTCCTCCAGAGGGCCGTCGAGGCCCTCCCCCTGGTGGCTACCGTGATGACCGACGCGGGCCCCCTCCCGATCGGCGTGGGCCGCCTCCCGATCGGCGTGGGCCACCTCCTGAGCGGCGTGGGTCCCCCCCGCCTGATGATCGCAGACCTAGGGGCCCTCCTCAGTTCAGAGAAAGATCACCAGACGATGA TCTGGGCAAGGTGCGTCTTGAAGACAACAGAGAATCTGAATCTGACCTGTAA